The following coding sequences are from one Devosia neptuniae window:
- a CDS encoding ABC transporter permease, whose amino-acid sequence MRLPKAFQNTSLMVGAAISLAIILCAIFAPYVATHGVEQMDMRNRFALPTAQHLLGTDNFGRDLWSRMVFGARISLTIAIISVVCSAAIGTVVGLVAGYFGGWVDQLLMRITDIFLGFPAIVLALAIVAVLGPGVLNVSFAIIVVAWTEYARVVRSTTLVLREQNYVQAARALGASPIRIIFKEVLPNALGPIIVLASLGLGTAIISESALSFLGFGLPPPTPTWGWTLSYGTKFMRDAPWLSIISGATIMVTVLGFNLLGDGLRDVLDPRQLSRGGAKAK is encoded by the coding sequence ATGCGTTTGCCAAAAGCCTTCCAGAATACCTCGCTCATGGTCGGGGCCGCGATTTCCCTCGCCATTATCCTCTGCGCCATTTTCGCGCCCTATGTGGCCACCCATGGCGTCGAACAGATGGATATGCGCAACCGCTTTGCCCTGCCCACGGCGCAGCACCTGCTCGGCACCGATAATTTCGGCCGCGATCTGTGGTCGCGCATGGTGTTCGGCGCCCGCATTTCGCTGACCATTGCCATCATCTCGGTGGTCTGCTCGGCCGCTATCGGCACCGTGGTCGGCCTTGTCGCCGGTTATTTCGGCGGCTGGGTCGATCAGCTCCTGATGCGCATCACCGATATCTTCCTCGGCTTCCCCGCCATCGTGCTGGCGCTGGCCATCGTCGCGGTGCTCGGGCCGGGCGTGCTCAACGTTTCCTTTGCCATCATTGTCGTGGCTTGGACCGAATATGCCCGCGTTGTCCGCTCGACCACACTGGTGCTGCGCGAACAAAACTACGTGCAGGCCGCCCGCGCGCTCGGGGCTAGCCCCATCCGCATCATCTTCAAGGAAGTGCTGCCCAATGCGCTGGGCCCGATCATCGTGCTCGCCTCGCTCGGCCTGGGCACCGCCATCATCTCGGAATCCGCCCTGAGCTTTCTCGGCTTCGGTCTGCCGCCGCCCACCCCCACCTGGGGCTGGACGCTCTCCTACGGCACCAAATTCATGCGTGACGCGCCGTGGCTCTCCATCATTTCGGGCGCGACCATCATGGTCACCGTGCTCGGTTTCAACCTCCTGGGCGATGGGCTCAGGGACGTTCTCGATCCTCGCCAGCTGTCGCGTGGCGGGGCCAAAGCCAAATAG
- a CDS encoding ABC transporter permease, translating to MIAYIVRRLLLLIPMAIGLVVVTFGLLLLIPGDPAAVLLGQDATPEAILNLRNALGLNDPWYIRLWDYFAALLHGDMGTSIFQNQPVAEIIAGRLGATIELAVVSLVLATLIGLTLGVLAAIRQGSFIDTATMLFAQLGVSMPVYWLGLLLMLLFAVQLGWLPAIGRGVPLHEALFAALTGRPQVLWDSISHIALPALALAANSAAIISRLVRASMLEVLREDFVRTAYAKGLRRGRVVVRHALRNALLPVLSVIGLRFGALLGGAVLTESIFAWPGLGQLTIAAISQRDLPLIQGIVLTFAIVFALVNLVVDLLYAAVDPRIRLG from the coding sequence ATGATCGCCTATATCGTCCGCCGGCTATTGCTGCTCATCCCCATGGCCATCGGCCTGGTCGTGGTGACATTCGGCCTGCTGCTGCTCATCCCAGGCGACCCGGCGGCCGTCCTCCTCGGACAAGACGCGACGCCTGAAGCCATTCTCAATCTGCGCAATGCGCTAGGCCTCAACGATCCCTGGTATATCCGCCTCTGGGACTATTTCGCTGCGCTCCTGCACGGCGATATGGGTACCTCGATCTTCCAGAACCAACCCGTGGCCGAGATCATCGCCGGCCGGCTCGGCGCCACCATCGAACTGGCCGTCGTGTCGCTGGTCCTCGCCACGCTGATCGGGCTGACGCTGGGTGTGCTGGCCGCCATCCGCCAGGGCTCGTTCATCGATACGGCCACCATGCTCTTCGCCCAGCTCGGCGTCTCCATGCCGGTCTATTGGCTGGGCCTGCTGCTCATGCTGCTGTTTGCTGTGCAACTGGGCTGGCTCCCTGCCATCGGCCGCGGCGTGCCGCTGCATGAAGCCCTGTTTGCCGCGCTCACCGGCCGCCCGCAGGTCCTCTGGGACTCGATCAGCCACATCGCCCTGCCGGCACTGGCTCTGGCCGCCAATTCGGCCGCCATCATCTCCCGGCTGGTGCGCGCCTCCATGCTCGAAGTGCTGCGCGAGGATTTCGTGCGCACCGCCTATGCCAAGGGCCTGCGCCGGGGCAGGGTGGTCGTCCGCCACGCCCTGCGCAATGCCCTGCTGCCCGTGCTCAGCGTCATCGGCCTGCGCTTCGGTGCGCTGCTTGGCGGCGCGGTGCTGACCGAATCCATCTTTGCCTGGCCGGGCTTGGGCCAGCTCACCATCGCGGCCATTTCGCAGCGCGACCTGCCGCTCATTCAGGGCATCGTGCTGACCTTCGCCATCGTCTTCGCGCTGGTCAATCTGGTGGTCGATCTCCTCTATGCCGCGGTTGATCCGCGCATCCGCCTCGGGTGA
- a CDS encoding M24 family metallopeptidase encodes MSDYLLHRVGHGMGVMFHEAPWVEAGDETILEPGMITSSEPAIFVPGFAGYRIADTVLITAEGPDSMTHYPRKIDDVVIGSTS; translated from the coding sequence ATGTCCGATTATCTGCTGCACCGCGTCGGCCATGGCATGGGCGTGATGTTCCATGAAGCGCCATGGGTGGAAGCGGGCGACGAGACCATTCTCGAGCCCGGCATGATCACCTCGAGCGAGCCGGCAATCTTCGTGCCCGGCTTTGCCGGCTACCGCATTGCCGACACCGTGCTGATCACCGCCGAAGGTCCCGATAGCATGACCCATTACCCCCGCAAGATCGACGACGTCGTGATCGGCTCGACCTCATGA
- a CDS encoding ABC transporter permease family protein, with translation MIAYIVRRLLLLIPMAIGLVVVTFGLLLLIPGDPAAVLLGQDATPEAILNLRNALGLNDPWYIRLWDYFAALLHGDIVPEGRRLSPSLNPGATAQVGSTSGVASCPKNGRRVAWDERAGGQIFTDGHEMSGNAGSCALGDHVEPITTSSILRGYGSLLSRPSASVSAVLSAMR, from the coding sequence ATGATCGCCTATATCGTCCGCCGGCTATTGCTGCTCATCCCCATGGCCATCGGCCTGGTCGTGGTGACATTCGGCCTGCTGCTGCTCATCCCAGGCGACCCGGCGGCCGTCCTCCTCGGACAAGACGCGACGCCTGAAGCCATTCTCAATCTGCGCAATGCGCTAGGCCTCAACGATCCCTGGTATATCCGCCTCTGGGACTATTTCGCTGCGCTCCTGCACGGCGATATAGTCCCAGAAGGGCGCAGACTATCTCCATCGTTGAACCCTGGCGCGACCGCCCAGGTGGGCTCAACTTCAGGCGTCGCGTCTTGTCCGAAGAACGGCCGCCGGGTCGCCTGGGATGAGCGAGCAGGCGGCCAGATCTTCACCGATGGCCATGAAATGAGCGGCAACGCCGGCAGTTGCGCCCTGGGCGATCATGTCGAGCCGATCACGACGTCGTCGATCCTGCGGGGATATGGGTCGTTATTATCGAGACCTTCGGCGAGCGTCAGCGCAGTATTGTCGGCAATGCGATAG
- a CDS encoding M24 family metallopeptidase, which produces MAFHQVLGHDYYAKVHADIRKRMAAAGIDLLLLDSNDDVIYTTGFSHYTTERPVVFAISHDGAWLLLPKLEESHAAHQNIAAEPIVYFEFPGIDRPFDVLGRAFPDMTGVVAYSHAISLARVSQIEAAFPNASRVVPANIVQQMRLIKYPEEIVLHREAARISDEMVVAGVGLIAEAMASGGTLPSEIEIESFVSRHAMKIMHEEHADLMLVQGLASGLVYSGARSAFPHGMPTGNPVKRGESIILSLGCRVGGRAAESERTLFIGEPSKIQLDHYAVAYEAQRMATAALIAGHTCASADNLALAFIRDSGMSDYLLHRVGHGMGVMFHEAPWVEAGDETILEPGMITSSEPAIFVPGFAGYRIADTVLITAEGPDSMTHYPRKIDDVVIGSTS; this is translated from the coding sequence ATGGCGTTCCACCAGGTCCTCGGACACGACTATTATGCCAAGGTTCACGCCGATATCCGCAAGCGCATGGCCGCTGCGGGCATCGACCTGCTGCTGCTCGATTCCAACGACGACGTGATCTACACCACCGGCTTCTCGCACTACACCACCGAGCGCCCAGTGGTCTTCGCCATCAGCCATGACGGCGCCTGGCTGCTGCTGCCCAAGCTCGAAGAGAGCCACGCGGCGCACCAGAATATCGCCGCCGAACCCATCGTCTATTTCGAATTCCCCGGCATTGACCGGCCCTTCGACGTGCTCGGCCGCGCCTTCCCCGACATGACCGGCGTCGTCGCCTATAGCCACGCCATTTCGCTCGCCCGCGTCAGCCAGATCGAGGCGGCGTTCCCCAATGCCAGCCGCGTCGTGCCGGCCAATATCGTCCAGCAGATGCGGCTGATCAAATATCCCGAGGAAATCGTGCTGCACCGCGAGGCGGCGCGGATTTCTGATGAGATGGTGGTGGCCGGTGTCGGTCTCATTGCCGAGGCCATGGCATCGGGCGGCACGCTGCCCAGCGAGATCGAAATCGAATCCTTCGTCTCGCGCCACGCCATGAAGATCATGCATGAAGAGCATGCCGATCTGATGCTGGTGCAGGGCCTGGCCAGTGGCCTGGTCTATTCCGGCGCCCGCTCGGCCTTTCCCCATGGCATGCCCACCGGCAATCCGGTCAAGCGGGGCGAAAGCATCATTCTCTCGCTCGGCTGCCGCGTCGGTGGCCGTGCCGCCGAAAGCGAACGCACCCTGTTCATCGGCGAACCCAGCAAGATCCAGCTTGATCATTATGCCGTGGCCTACGAAGCCCAGCGCATGGCAACTGCCGCGCTGATCGCCGGCCACACCTGTGCCTCCGCCGATAACCTCGCCCTCGCCTTCATCCGCGACAGCGGCATGTCCGATTATCTGCTGCACCGCGTCGGCCATGGCATGGGCGTGATGTTCCATGAAGCGCCATGGGTGGAAGCGGGCGACGAGACCATTCTCGAGCCCGGCATGATCACCTCGAGCGAGCCGGCAATCTTCGTGCCCGGCTTTGCCGGCTACCGCATTGCCGACACCGTGCTGATCACCGCCGAAGGTCCCGATAGCATGACCCATTACCCCCGCAAGATCGACGACGTCGTGATCGGCTCGACCTCATGA
- a CDS encoding ABC transporter substrate-binding protein → MKRFLLTTSAIVALSFMPAHMAMAQDAQTVVVGTDVDAGTLDPRLTRDTTASRTADLIYAGLVHITPALEPVPDLAESWENPDPQTFIFKLRPDLKFSDGSPLTADDVVFTYTTLIDPDFNAPARALYTPITTVEAVDPLTVKFTLSAPYAPLLSYLDVGIVPKALVEGGADLALNPVGAGPMKLVSWNRGSEITLEANANYWRGAPEIENVTIKIIGDNSARAQAFEAGDLDVIQSPLSPQDIERLKADDRFGNVITAGLGVNYLNFNTKDPLLADPKMRQAFAMLVDQETIVNDIYQGVDQVAHSIILPSSWAYSDTISQPTFNVEGAVALFNELGWTDSNGDGVLDKDGKDLAVTLATHSEDPNRVQTVEYMQAIFESAGVKATAQISDWPSFSTNYVQKSLHQIALLGWLNIVDPDRLMFAQLTTGGSTNWGGYSNPEVDTLLQDGRSTLDQAERVKDYQAAATILAQDLPYYIVSAQGYQMFYSKDIPVTVQATPRGNLRGLIGFTD, encoded by the coding sequence ATGAAACGCTTTCTTTTGACCACCAGCGCCATCGTGGCGCTCAGCTTCATGCCGGCCCATATGGCCATGGCACAGGATGCCCAGACCGTCGTCGTCGGCACCGATGTCGATGCCGGCACGCTCGATCCGCGCCTCACCCGCGACACCACCGCCTCGCGCACGGCCGACCTGATCTATGCGGGCCTCGTCCACATCACCCCGGCGCTGGAACCGGTGCCGGACCTGGCCGAAAGCTGGGAAAATCCCGATCCGCAGACCTTCATCTTCAAGCTCCGCCCGGACCTGAAATTCTCCGACGGCAGCCCGCTGACCGCCGATGACGTGGTCTTCACCTACACCACCCTGATCGATCCCGATTTCAACGCCCCCGCCCGCGCACTCTACACTCCGATCACTACCGTCGAGGCCGTCGATCCGCTCACCGTCAAGTTCACCCTCAGCGCCCCCTATGCCCCGCTACTGAGCTATCTCGACGTCGGCATCGTGCCCAAGGCGCTGGTCGAAGGCGGCGCCGATCTGGCGCTCAATCCGGTTGGCGCCGGCCCGATGAAGCTCGTGTCGTGGAACCGCGGCAGCGAAATCACACTCGAGGCCAATGCCAATTACTGGCGCGGCGCGCCCGAAATCGAAAACGTGACCATCAAGATCATCGGCGACAACTCCGCCCGCGCCCAGGCTTTTGAAGCCGGCGATCTCGACGTGATCCAGTCCCCGCTCTCCCCGCAGGATATCGAGCGCCTCAAGGCCGACGACCGCTTCGGCAATGTCATCACCGCCGGCCTTGGCGTGAACTACCTCAACTTCAACACCAAGGACCCGCTGCTGGCCGACCCCAAGATGCGCCAGGCATTCGCGATGCTGGTGGATCAGGAAACCATCGTCAACGACATCTACCAGGGCGTCGATCAGGTCGCGCACTCGATCATCCTGCCCTCGTCCTGGGCCTATTCCGATACCATTTCCCAGCCCACTTTCAATGTTGAAGGCGCCGTTGCCCTGTTCAACGAACTGGGCTGGACCGACAGCAATGGCGATGGCGTTCTCGACAAGGACGGCAAGGATCTGGCCGTGACGCTGGCGACCCACAGCGAAGACCCCAATCGCGTGCAGACCGTGGAATACATGCAGGCCATCTTTGAATCGGCCGGCGTCAAGGCGACCGCACAGATTTCCGATTGGCCATCCTTCTCGACCAATTACGTCCAGAAGAGCCTGCACCAGATCGCGCTGCTGGGCTGGCTCAACATCGTCGATCCCGATCGCCTGATGTTCGCCCAGCTCACCACGGGCGGCTCGACCAATTGGGGCGGCTATTCCAATCCCGAAGTCGATACTCTCCTGCAGGACGGCCGCTCGACCCTTGATCAGGCCGAACGCGTCAAGGATTACCAGGCCGCCGCCACGATCCTGGCGCAGGATCTGCCCTATTACATCGTCTCGGCCCAGGGCTACCAGATGTTCTATTCCAAGGACATTCCGGTGACCGTGCAGGCCACTCCGCGCGGCAATCTGCGCGGCCTTATCGGCTTCACCGATTGA
- a CDS encoding GntR family transcriptional regulator: MFPIDASSIDKSLPVPVGTQLHGLLSYTLAFGDMAYGTKLPSVRQLAAELGIAPMTVSQVYQQLRDAGLIEMRQGLGAFTVRDPRLAVDDTQPINALRGDIEAIVGRAEALGVSTLELVSMINAQAQLRRPSVGLSMVFVCIFEGPGRDYVEQIRPALSANDSMQLVTLESLRQPGAERDACHRADLVITFPHREAEVRSLAGIEHVLALRFIPSQHTRQNLAGLDPRTRVAAVTHFQEYIAIMRPSVREFAPHVSDIRVTWSSSPDLKEVIAGCDAVIYASGADHVADLVRPNVRCFEYRHAPDPGALENTLAPHLAELRQRRIAREVGHEAAVVEGMTPA; encoded by the coding sequence ATGTTCCCCATAGACGCATCCAGCATTGATAAGTCGCTGCCCGTTCCCGTGGGCACGCAGCTGCATGGCCTGCTGAGCTACACGCTGGCCTTTGGCGACATGGCCTATGGCACCAAGCTACCATCGGTGCGCCAGCTCGCCGCCGAGCTGGGTATTGCGCCCATGACGGTCAGCCAGGTCTATCAACAGCTGCGCGATGCGGGCCTCATCGAGATGCGCCAGGGTCTGGGCGCCTTCACCGTGCGCGATCCGCGTCTGGCGGTGGATGACACCCAGCCCATCAATGCCCTGCGCGGTGATATCGAGGCCATTGTCGGCCGGGCCGAGGCGCTTGGCGTCTCCACCCTGGAACTGGTCTCCATGATCAATGCCCAGGCCCAGCTGCGCCGCCCTTCGGTTGGGCTCTCCATGGTGTTCGTCTGCATTTTCGAAGGGCCGGGCCGCGACTATGTCGAGCAGATCCGCCCCGCACTCAGCGCCAATGACAGCATGCAGCTGGTGACGCTCGAAAGCCTGCGCCAGCCCGGCGCCGAGCGCGACGCCTGCCACCGCGCCGATCTGGTGATCACCTTCCCCCATCGCGAGGCCGAAGTGCGCAGCCTCGCCGGCATCGAGCATGTGCTGGCCCTGCGCTTCATCCCGTCCCAGCACACGCGGCAAAACCTGGCCGGGCTCGATCCGCGCACGCGGGTCGCCGCCGTGACCCACTTCCAGGAATACATCGCCATCATGCGGCCCAGCGTGCGCGAATTTGCCCCGCACGTCTCCGACATCCGCGTCACCTGGTCGTCCTCGCCTGATCTCAAGGAGGTCATCGCCGGCTGCGACGCGGTGATTTACGCCTCGGGCGCCGACCATGTGGCCGATCTGGTGCGGCCCAATGTGCGCTGTTTCGAATATCGCCACGCGCCCGATCCGGGGGCGCTGGAAAACACGCTCGCGCCGCATCTTGCCGAACTCCGGCAGCGGCGGATCGCCAGGGAAGTGGGGCATGAGGCTGCTGTCGTCGAGGGAATGACACCAGCCTGA
- a CDS encoding aldo/keto reductase produces the protein MDYINLGRTGLKISRLALGCMTFGSSNWAPWVLDEEASRPIIEQAVALGINFFDLADMYSQGASEEVVGRVLAAIPRHKLVLATKLYNPMSQDPNDRGLSRKHIFEAVDGSLKRLGTDYIDLYQLHRFDYDTPLEETLDALNDVVRAGKVRYLGASSMHAWQFMKALGMQRANGWAPFVSMQPHYNLIYREEEREMLPLCRSEGIGVIPWSPLARGRLAGRSGDASTRAQTDKTAGALYDRSKEQDDAVVAAVRQVAERHGRPPAQIAYAWVATRPGISAPIVGISKLHQFDDAVAALEVKLSDEDVALMEAPYQPKPVAGHQ, from the coding sequence ATGGACTATATCAACCTCGGTCGGACCGGCCTTAAAATCTCGCGACTGGCTCTGGGTTGCATGACGTTCGGATCGTCCAATTGGGCGCCGTGGGTGCTCGACGAGGAGGCTTCGCGCCCGATCATCGAGCAGGCCGTGGCGCTGGGGATCAACTTTTTCGACCTGGCGGATATGTATTCGCAGGGCGCGAGCGAGGAGGTGGTGGGCCGGGTGCTCGCCGCTATTCCGCGCCATAAGCTGGTGCTGGCGACCAAGCTCTATAACCCGATGAGCCAAGACCCCAATGATCGCGGGCTATCGCGCAAGCATATTTTCGAAGCGGTGGATGGCAGCCTCAAGCGGCTTGGAACCGACTATATCGATCTCTACCAGCTGCACCGCTTCGATTATGACACGCCGCTGGAAGAGACGCTGGATGCGCTGAACGACGTGGTGCGGGCCGGCAAGGTGCGCTATCTGGGCGCATCCTCGATGCATGCCTGGCAGTTCATGAAGGCGCTGGGAATGCAGCGCGCCAATGGCTGGGCGCCGTTCGTGTCGATGCAGCCGCATTACAATCTGATTTACCGGGAAGAAGAGCGCGAAATGCTGCCGCTGTGCCGGTCCGAGGGGATTGGCGTGATCCCCTGGAGCCCCCTGGCGCGTGGGCGTTTGGCGGGCCGGAGCGGGGACGCTTCGACGCGGGCGCAGACCGACAAGACGGCTGGTGCGCTCTATGATCGGTCCAAGGAACAGGACGATGCGGTGGTTGCTGCCGTGCGGCAGGTGGCCGAGCGGCATGGCCGGCCGCCGGCGCAGATTGCTTATGCCTGGGTGGCTACTCGGCCGGGGATTTCGGCGCCGATCGTGGGGATTTCCAAGCTCCACCAGTTTGATGATGCAGTGGCGGCGCTTGAGGTCAAGCTCAGCGACGAGGATGTCGCCTTGATGGAAGCCCCCTATCAGCCCAAGCCCGTTGCCGGGCATCAGTGA
- a CDS encoding glutathione synthetase → MRIAFFVNSIAGESANYTTTVLALVALNRGHDICYVTPGDFVLRPDDRLMVRALTLPSASYKKAETLHKDLQGDKTVIETIDVSDIDILMLRNDPSQDAADRPWAANVGTIFGRMAAARGVIVLNDPDGLGMAQNKLYFQDFPASVRPATLISKSIEEIRAFIDGQKQGAIVKPLQGSGGKNVFKIASPKDANLNQIFEAVSGEGYLIAQDFIPEAAEGDVRFFLMNGRPLVRDGKYAAFRRVPAKGEIRSNVHVGGGPEPVAMTDTMLAIAETVRPKLVADGMFLVGLDIVGDKILEINVFSPGGLNNLSDMYDTNFCDSVIVALEAKLAIRDAYGPALTNRALATL, encoded by the coding sequence ATGCGTATCGCTTTTTTCGTCAATTCCATCGCCGGCGAATCCGCCAATTACACCACGACCGTGCTGGCGCTCGTCGCGCTCAATCGCGGCCATGACATCTGCTATGTCACCCCCGGCGATTTCGTATTGCGACCCGACGATCGACTGATGGTCCGCGCGCTCACCCTGCCTTCGGCCAGCTACAAAAAAGCCGAAACCCTGCACAAGGACCTGCAGGGCGACAAGACTGTCATCGAGACCATTGATGTCAGCGACATCGATATCCTGATGCTGCGCAACGACCCCTCCCAAGATGCCGCCGACCGGCCCTGGGCCGCCAATGTCGGCACCATTTTCGGCCGCATGGCAGCGGCGCGCGGAGTGATCGTCCTCAACGATCCCGATGGCCTGGGCATGGCGCAGAACAAGCTCTATTTCCAGGATTTCCCGGCCTCGGTGCGCCCCGCCACCCTGATTTCCAAAAGCATCGAGGAAATTCGCGCCTTCATCGACGGGCAGAAACAGGGCGCCATCGTCAAGCCGCTGCAGGGCTCGGGTGGCAAGAACGTGTTCAAGATCGCTTCGCCCAAGGATGCCAATCTCAACCAGATTTTCGAAGCCGTCAGCGGGGAGGGCTATCTGATCGCCCAGGATTTCATCCCCGAGGCCGCCGAAGGCGATGTCCGCTTCTTCCTGATGAACGGCCGCCCGCTGGTCCGCGACGGCAAATATGCCGCCTTCCGCCGGGTGCCCGCCAAGGGCGAAATCCGCTCCAATGTGCATGTCGGGGGCGGCCCCGAGCCCGTCGCCATGACCGATACCATGCTCGCCATTGCCGAAACCGTCCGCCCCAAGCTGGTCGCGGACGGCATGTTCCTGGTCGGCCTCGATATCGTCGGCGACAAGATTTTGGAGATCAATGTCTTCTCGCCGGGCGGTCTCAACAACCTCTCCGACATGTACGACACCAATTTCTGCGACAGCGTCATCGTCGCGCTCGAAGCCAAGCTTGCCATTCGCGACGCCTATGGCCCGGCCCTGACCAACCGGGCGCTGGCGACGCTGTAG
- a CDS encoding flavohemoglobin expression-modulating QEGLA motif protein has protein sequence MSPKPASLPDRISQALDAGTPIRMDLGNGSRLHIDRPMPFLCVHLARRSQPAARDVAMANAAYLVARNLAEAVAVLRPVGAYMQARFGAFLLLDIGELAQDQLAKDSPYLPPFELGLSAPDDAVAQAALSAFAGSVEAVTNKFRVPRVVKHNLAQDIHASLARRLPMFPVLTVRFAPIYRVPGSRTFYPALRERVVANLFDAGLQAAANFAAATTRLALPSHRALGRRVFIDAVSRADRAMDEVAQSFDFLLAVTPINADAAWQQFKDGSYHRAPNFLYRPLTIATDVQKKALFSISLDHFEDPVLTGLYREKQQELDLQLSMLAARESQRFIEFGRALYGSVEPQLLAAAEDILAATSKTGRKQNEPDTADHAFVERKAQAMIAAYAGQSDAFTATIELRDDLPAGLMVTNGRLLISRSTSMARQRVEALLSHEVGVHLLTYYNGSAQGLRLFRSGLAGYEGAQEGLAVLAEYLAGGMTTARLRLIAARVVACAAMLDGASFQDNFRLLTKELGFAPQAAFNLALRVHRGGGLAKDAIYLRGLLEILKHLESGGALDPFWMGKIAAPHFAVMQELNARGLLKAPLLIPEFLSIKGAEERLAKARSGLAPIDLIAS, from the coding sequence ATGAGCCCCAAACCCGCGAGCCTGCCGGACAGGATCAGCCAGGCGCTGGACGCCGGCACGCCCATTCGCATGGATCTGGGCAATGGCAGCCGGCTGCATATCGACCGGCCCATGCCGTTTCTCTGCGTGCATCTGGCGCGGCGCAGTCAACCGGCGGCCCGCGACGTGGCCATGGCCAATGCCGCATACCTCGTCGCGCGCAATCTTGCCGAAGCGGTGGCGGTGCTGCGTCCGGTGGGCGCATATATGCAGGCGCGTTTTGGCGCCTTCCTGCTGCTCGATATCGGGGAATTGGCGCAGGATCAGCTCGCCAAGGATTCCCCCTATCTGCCGCCGTTCGAGCTGGGCCTGTCCGCCCCGGACGATGCCGTGGCACAGGCGGCGCTCTCCGCCTTTGCCGGCTCGGTCGAGGCGGTGACCAACAAGTTCCGCGTGCCCCGCGTGGTCAAGCACAACCTCGCCCAGGACATTCACGCCAGCCTCGCCCGCCGCCTGCCGATGTTTCCGGTGCTGACGGTGCGTTTCGCGCCCATCTATCGCGTGCCGGGCTCGCGCACTTTCTATCCGGCGCTGCGGGAGCGCGTCGTTGCCAACCTGTTCGACGCGGGCCTGCAGGCGGCCGCCAATTTCGCTGCTGCGACCACCAGACTGGCGCTGCCCAGCCATCGCGCTTTGGGCCGCCGGGTGTTCATCGATGCCGTCAGCCGCGCCGATCGGGCCATGGACGAGGTGGCGCAATCCTTCGATTTCCTGCTCGCCGTCACCCCCATCAATGCCGATGCCGCCTGGCAGCAATTCAAGGACGGCAGCTACCACCGGGCGCCGAACTTCCTCTATCGGCCGCTGACCATCGCCACCGATGTGCAGAAAAAGGCGCTGTTCTCCATTTCGCTCGACCATTTCGAAGACCCGGTACTCACCGGCCTCTACCGCGAAAAGCAGCAAGAGCTGGACCTGCAACTCTCCATGCTGGCTGCGCGCGAGAGCCAGCGTTTCATCGAATTCGGCCGCGCGCTCTATGGCTCGGTCGAGCCGCAATTACTGGCTGCGGCCGAGGACATTCTCGCGGCCACAAGCAAGACCGGCCGCAAGCAGAACGAGCCGGACACGGCCGACCACGCCTTTGTCGAGCGCAAGGCGCAGGCCATGATTGCCGCCTATGCCGGCCAATCCGACGCCTTCACCGCCACCATCGAGCTACGCGACGACCTGCCCGCCGGGCTCATGGTCACCAATGGGCGCCTGCTGATTTCGCGCAGCACCAGCATGGCGCGCCAGCGGGTCGAGGCATTGCTGAGCCACGAGGTCGGCGTACATCTGCTGACCTATTACAATGGCTCCGCCCAGGGCCTGCGGCTGTTTCGCTCCGGTCTTGCCGGTTACGAGGGCGCGCAGGAGGGGCTGGCCGTGCTGGCCGAATATCTGGCAGGCGGCATGACCACCGCGCGCCTGCGGCTGATCGCGGCACGGGTCGTGGCCTGCGCGGCCATGCTCGATGGCGCATCGTTCCAGGACAATTTCCGCCTCCTCACCAAGGAGCTCGGCTTTGCCCCGCAGGCGGCATTCAACCTCGCCCTGCGCGTCCATCGCGGCGGCGGGCTCGCCAAGGACGCCATCTATCTGCGCGGCCTGCTCGAAATTCTCAAGCATCTCGAAAGCGGCGGTGCGCTCGATCCGTTCTGGATGGGCAAGATCGCCGCCCCCCACTTCGCCGTCATGCAGGAACTCAACGCCCGCGGCCTGCTCAAGGCGCCGCTTCTCATTCCCGAATTCCTGTCCATCAAGGGCGCCGAGGAACGTCTTGCCAAAGCCCGGTCCGGGCTCGCCCCCATCGATCTGATCGCCAGCTAG